The following nucleotide sequence is from Capsicum annuum cultivar UCD-10X-F1 unplaced genomic scaffold, UCD10Xv1.1 ctg31910, whole genome shotgun sequence.
TTTAATGATCAATCTCTAAGGAGATCCTTGTGGGCTTACATTATGTCCATTAGTGGCCAAATGACTGGACCATGGGTAGTGcttcaattttgttttgaataAGGAGGAAAGAATAGGGAGATCGGTTACTATGGCAGAAATAATTGATTTCAAAGTGTGTGTGGGACAATGTGGCTTGCAGGATCTCAGGTCAGCAGGATCTTTTTATACATGGAGTAATAAACAACAAGGCGTGGCTCGAGTTTATAGCAAAATTGATAGGGTGCTAGTGAATGATGAGTGGGTTTCAAACCTGCCAGCATCAAAAGCTTGCTTCCTTCAAGAAGGGTTATATGACCACTGCCCAgtactggttcattgggaaaaaCATAATATGTCAAGAACAAGGCAATTCAGGTACTTTAACATGTGGAGCTTAGCACCGGACTTTCTACGGAAAATAAAGAGTAGCTGGGATGAAAGGATAGTAGGAAGGAGAATGTTCCAAGTGGTGGGTAAACTGAACAGACTAAAATCTGTCCTCAAGCAGCTTAATTGGGATAGATTTAGTGATATTGAAAACAAGGTTACCGTAGCAATGGAACAATTGCTGAATTGTCAAGTAAGAATACAACAGTCACAAAGTACAGAATTGTT
It contains:
- the LOC124891184 gene encoding uncharacterized protein LOC124891184 yields the protein MAEIIDFKVCVGQCGLQDLRSAGSFYTWSNKQQGVARVYSKIDRVLVNDEWVSNLPASKACFLQEGLYDHCPVLVHWEKHNMSRTRQFRYFNMWSLAPDFLRKIKSSWDERIVGRRMFQVVGKLNRLKSVLKQLNWDRFSDIENKVTVAMEQLLNCQVRIQQSQSTELFDEEMQLAKQCEQLQNTKHQYLNQKCKAKWLQEGDQNTALFHRYLKARRNKN